In the genome of Desulfuromonas sp. DDH964, one region contains:
- a CDS encoding MBL fold metallo-hydrolase RNA specificity domain-containing protein, which produces MNSADDILIHHGGRTTVTGSCHELRLADGSGLLIDCGLTQGGDATAPEIDFPVIQLRALVLTHVHLDHCGRLPYLLAAGFKGPIYCSAPSALLLPAVLEDALKVGVTRNARLIAALQQQVKQQLQPLPYRHWWTIPGPAGLRLRLHPAGHILGSAWVECDAETTKGKRRIVCSGDLGAPWTPLLPAPASPYRADLLVLESTYGDRLHEGRRERKRHLQQIVEQSLADRGTILVPAFSIGRTQELLYDLEEIIHHNRQRLAAPGLPWSELEIIVDSPLANRFTTLYRQLRPYWDAEARRKLRQGRHPLDFAQLTTIDSHQDHLNAVDILRRRDHPCIVIAASGMCSGGRIVNYLRGLIGDPRTDILFCGYQAAGTPGRAIQQYGPQGGYVTLDGARFDIRARVHTLSGYSAHADQQNLVNFIKRMRVKPARVRLVHGEDDARKALTVELQKLGVSAD; this is translated from the coding sequence ATGAACAGCGCGGATGATATTCTCATTCACCATGGTGGCCGCACCACTGTCACCGGCTCCTGCCACGAATTGCGGCTCGCCGACGGCAGCGGCTTGCTGATCGACTGCGGCCTTACCCAGGGAGGTGACGCGACCGCCCCGGAGATTGACTTCCCGGTCATCCAGCTGCGCGCCCTGGTGCTGACCCACGTCCATCTCGACCACTGCGGCCGCCTCCCCTATCTGCTGGCAGCTGGCTTCAAGGGGCCGATCTACTGCAGCGCGCCCTCCGCCCTGCTCCTCCCCGCCGTCCTCGAGGACGCGCTCAAGGTCGGCGTCACCCGCAATGCCCGTCTGATCGCCGCCTTGCAACAGCAGGTCAAGCAGCAGCTCCAACCGCTCCCCTACCGGCATTGGTGGACCATCCCCGGCCCGGCCGGGTTACGCCTTCGCCTCCACCCCGCCGGCCACATCCTCGGCTCGGCCTGGGTCGAATGCGACGCCGAGACGACCAAAGGCAAGCGGCGCATCGTCTGCTCAGGCGACCTCGGCGCCCCCTGGACCCCGCTGCTGCCGGCGCCAGCCTCTCCCTACCGTGCCGACCTGCTGGTACTGGAAAGCACCTACGGCGACCGTCTTCACGAAGGCCGCAGGGAGCGCAAACGCCATCTGCAGCAGATTGTCGAGCAGTCCCTGGCCGATCGCGGCACGATCCTGGTTCCGGCCTTCTCCATCGGCCGCACCCAGGAACTCCTCTACGACCTGGAAGAGATTATTCACCACAACCGGCAGCGCCTCGCCGCCCCCGGCCTCCCCTGGTCCGAACTGGAGATCATCGTCGATTCTCCCCTCGCCAATCGTTTCACCACCCTCTACCGGCAGCTGCGTCCCTACTGGGATGCCGAGGCGCGGCGCAAGCTGCGCCAGGGGCGCCACCCGCTGGACTTCGCACAGCTCACCACCATCGATAGTCACCAGGACCACCTCAATGCCGTCGATATTCTGCGCCGCAGGGACCACCCCTGCATTGTGATTGCCGCCAGCGGCATGTGCAGCGGCGGCCGCATCGTCAACTACCTCAGGGGTCTGATCGGTGATCCGCGTACCGATATCCTCTTCTGCGGCTACCAGGCCGCCGGCACGCCGGGACGGGCCATTCAGCAGTACGGACCGCAGGGGGGCTACGTGACCCTGGACGGAGCACGCTTCGATATCCGCGCCCGGGTCCACACCCTGTCGGGCTACTCGGCCCACGCCGATCAGCAGAACCTGGTGAACTTCATCAAACGGATGCGGGTCAAACCGGCCCGGGTGCGGCTGGTACACGGTGAAGATGACGCACGAAAGGCGCTAACGGTCGAGTTGCAAAAGCTGGGGGTTTCAGCGGACTGA
- the relB gene encoding type II toxin-antitoxin system RelB family antitoxin, whose product MATSIRIAPETEKRLDFLASQTGRTKAFYLRELIERGLEDLEDYYLAADVLERVRKGEEEIYSAAEVRESLDLDD is encoded by the coding sequence ATGGCCACATCGATACGCATCGCCCCTGAGACGGAAAAACGACTTGACTTTCTCGCCAGTCAGACAGGGCGCACCAAAGCTTTTTACCTGCGGGAACTGATCGAACGCGGACTGGAGGATTTGGAAGATTATTACCTTGCCGCCGATGTTCTGGAGCGGGTACGCAAAGGCGAGGAAGAGATTTATTCTGCTGCCGAGGTAAGAGAATCCCTTGACCTGGACGATTAA
- a CDS encoding type II toxin-antitoxin system RelE family toxin encodes MTWTIKYTSTAKVQLRKLDRPVAARILDYMDQRVAILDDPRTLGKALSGNLGGLWRYRVGDCRVICEIQGTSVSILVVKIGNRREVYR; translated from the coding sequence TTGACCTGGACGATTAAATACACCAGCACTGCAAAAGTCCAGTTGCGCAAACTCGACAGACCGGTTGCTGCACGTATTCTCGACTACATGGATCAGCGTGTCGCCATTCTGGATGATCCGCGCACGTTGGGAAAGGCCCTGTCCGGCAATCTGGGAGGACTCTGGCGTTACCGTGTTGGTGACTGCCGGGTCATCTGCGAGATACAAGGCACCAGTGTAAGCATCCTCGTAGTTAAGATCGGCAATCGCCGCGAGGTCTACAGATAA
- a CDS encoding formylglycine-generating enzyme family protein: MPHSKLSTLSVLTLTLSIFLVSGCASILPKAKADYTVEVADMDFVFVKGGSFQMGSDQKPDEQPVHDVKVDDLFVGMYEVTFTQFDQYCKMIPRECEPPDDQNWGRGSRPVINVSWQDANAYADWLSKQTGHRFRLPTEAEWEYFARAGTSTPYWSGATLSSGLANCANCGSKWDNKSTAPVGSFRPNPWNIYDTMGNVIEWVTDSYKTNYTNAPTDGAAVIINTESRKVQRGGAWNYQANDLRSTARDYRKANSHTLDAGFRLVLEPSAHLPIIRQGR, encoded by the coding sequence ATGCCACATTCGAAATTATCAACCTTGAGCGTCCTGACCTTAACCCTCTCCATATTTTTGGTCTCAGGGTGTGCCTCAATTCTTCCAAAGGCGAAAGCCGATTACACAGTTGAGGTTGCCGACATGGACTTTGTCTTCGTTAAGGGTGGCTCTTTTCAGATGGGCAGCGACCAGAAGCCCGATGAGCAACCGGTGCATGATGTCAAGGTTGACGACCTATTCGTCGGCATGTATGAGGTAACCTTCACACAGTTTGATCAGTACTGTAAAATGATTCCACGAGAGTGCGAGCCACCTGACGACCAAAATTGGGGAAGGGGAAGTCGACCGGTGATTAATGTCTCCTGGCAGGATGCCAATGCCTATGCCGATTGGCTCAGCAAACAGACCGGGCACAGGTTCCGGCTACCAACCGAAGCAGAATGGGAATATTTCGCCCGTGCCGGAACAAGCACCCCTTACTGGAGCGGTGCAACCTTGTCCAGTGGACTTGCGAATTGCGCGAACTGCGGCAGCAAATGGGACAACAAATCAACAGCCCCGGTGGGTTCTTTCAGGCCGAACCCCTGGAATATCTACGATACAATGGGGAACGTCATTGAATGGGTAACGGACAGCTATAAAACCAACTATACGAATGCACCCACAGACGGCGCTGCGGTCATCATCAATACGGAATCGCGCAAGGTGCAACGCGGCGGAGCCTGGAATTATCAAGCCAACGATTTGAGGTCGACGGCCCGTGACTATCGAAAAGCCAACAGCCACACACTCGATGCAGGATTCCGCCTGGTACTGGAACCCTCAGCACACCTGCCGATCATCCGGCAAGGTAGATAG
- a CDS encoding tetratricopeptide repeat protein, with amino-acid sequence MFRRLFKYALILLMAAGCESKTEDPVVAPETKAQVRLVTAQLLTEPIEASLVETATAALPIWRETRQERPTLVLLSNNPFLQSIPTPLQKEAQRLVLSADQIEFEKKAVFQSADPVLMPSMAVSAALRANLFGKVLWVLPLSPEAPMPTPETIKAQLFTAGDISEAEAKTLKQEGDSISGQIRNTAWTICRIKSLPRIDEPVLLHVDLSYFRAVYKNEITTPLYLIVADVARQLRESRWPTLGATVSLSNLSGDIALKSRFLGKDIASMLANPELLDAEAMPELWNQRSKALYLDNLFQPEKILDIYLELEKHFPESASVKYGLFEISGQLKNSDKALQYLSEAVALDPIYGLEYLTLSERAFNQGQIQASMDMLNKAAEIFPDNPFITLKKIGLYRETGGITLAAPLIEKLQQLNWSKTYDPGMPDFLATLAEEASKPQPKTPEK; translated from the coding sequence ATGTTCAGACGTCTTTTTAAGTATGCATTAATCCTGCTGATGGCCGCGGGTTGTGAGTCAAAAACAGAGGATCCCGTTGTTGCCCCGGAGACTAAAGCGCAAGTTCGTCTGGTAACGGCACAACTACTCACTGAACCAATTGAGGCGTCTTTGGTTGAAACAGCAACAGCGGCGTTACCGATCTGGCGCGAAACCCGCCAGGAGCGGCCGACATTAGTACTACTTTCGAATAACCCCTTTTTGCAATCGATCCCGACTCCATTGCAAAAAGAAGCGCAACGGCTGGTTTTGTCCGCTGACCAGATTGAGTTTGAGAAAAAGGCGGTTTTTCAATCTGCAGACCCAGTTTTGATGCCCTCAATGGCCGTTTCAGCGGCTCTTCGTGCAAACCTGTTTGGCAAGGTTCTCTGGGTCCTACCTCTTTCACCAGAAGCACCCATGCCAACACCCGAGACTATCAAGGCTCAACTATTTACGGCCGGAGATATTTCCGAAGCGGAAGCAAAGACGTTGAAACAAGAAGGCGATTCAATTTCGGGTCAAATTCGCAATACTGCCTGGACAATTTGCCGGATCAAGTCCCTACCGCGGATTGACGAGCCGGTTTTACTCCATGTCGACCTGTCTTATTTCAGAGCAGTTTACAAAAATGAGATTACCACCCCACTTTATTTGATCGTGGCAGACGTCGCCCGGCAACTGCGGGAGAGTCGCTGGCCGACTCTTGGAGCCACGGTTTCCTTATCAAACCTCAGCGGCGACATTGCCCTAAAATCCCGTTTTCTCGGCAAGGACATCGCCAGCATGTTGGCCAACCCAGAGCTTCTCGACGCCGAGGCCATGCCGGAGCTCTGGAATCAAAGAAGCAAAGCACTCTACCTGGACAACCTCTTTCAGCCTGAGAAGATTCTCGATATTTACCTAGAGCTGGAAAAACATTTTCCTGAGTCTGCTTCAGTAAAATACGGACTATTCGAAATTTCCGGCCAGCTGAAAAATTCGGACAAGGCCTTACAATATCTGAGCGAAGCCGTTGCCCTCGACCCAATCTATGGCCTCGAATATCTCACCCTTTCCGAACGCGCATTTAACCAAGGCCAGATCCAGGCCTCCATGGATATGCTGAACAAGGCTGCGGAGATTTTTCCTGACAACCCTTTTATCACATTGAAGAAGATTGGCCTGTACAGGGAAACCGGCGGAATCACTCTTGCCGCACCACTGATTGAAAAACTCCAGCAGCTTAACTGGTCCAAAACCTATGATCCGGGCATGCCAGACTTTCTTGCCACGCTTGCGGAAGAGGCTTCCAAGCCTCAGCCGAAAACACCTGAAAAGTAA
- a CDS encoding DUF5989 family protein yields the protein MSWWLTIRDLGSFIRQRKKYVLAPLVIILVLMSIFILLAEIPVLTPFIYALF from the coding sequence ATGAGCTGGTGGCTGACAATTCGTGATTTGGGTAGTTTTATCCGGCAACGCAAAAAATATGTTCTGGCGCCGCTGGTCATCATCCTGGTCTTGATGTCGATATTTATCCTATTGGCGGAGATTCCTGTGTTGACGCCGTTTATTTACGCACTGTTCTAA
- a CDS encoding carbamoyltransferase family protein, with the protein MNILGISAYYHDSAAALLQDGQLVAAAQEERFSRIKNDAAFPRQAVNFCLDTTGLAAEDLDAVIFYDKPIVKFERILKTALAVAPRGYGMFRQALPAWMKEKLWLPRILRNELPGAGEYLFSSHHLSHAAAAFYPSPFAQAAILTVDGVGEWSTCSYGVGEGATIDLQKELYFPHSLGLLYSAFTAYLGFKVNEGEYKVMGLAPYGQPVFTELIYEHLVERHGDGAFSLNMSYFEYCSRLAMTGDRFADLFGGPPREAEGPLVQRHLDIAASVQRVTEELMLDLVAQVQRDTGEKNLCLAGGVALNCVANGRILREGPFDNIWVQPAAGDAGGALGAAYVAHLAMGGELPQKSGGDLMNGALLGPSFANVDIEPTLLGAGVHFVKLNQQELIEKTVQSLATGKIGGWFQGRMEFGPRALGNRSILADPRVVDMQRQLNMKIKFREGFRPFAPAVLAERACEYFELSGVSPYMLLVCKVAKEQLLAVEQAGEGLEKLNIPRSTIPAVTHVDNTARVQTVAEETNPLFYRLLERFNVVTGCPVLVNTSFNVKDEPIVCRPHDALECFLKTDLDFLAIGDYWVEKAET; encoded by the coding sequence ATGAATATTCTCGGCATCTCAGCTTATTACCACGATAGTGCCGCGGCGTTGCTACAGGATGGGCAACTGGTCGCCGCGGCCCAGGAGGAGCGCTTCAGCCGGATTAAAAACGATGCGGCCTTCCCGCGCCAGGCGGTCAACTTCTGCCTGGATACGACCGGTCTGGCAGCGGAAGATCTTGATGCCGTTATTTTTTACGATAAGCCGATCGTCAAGTTCGAGCGTATCCTGAAAACCGCTCTGGCCGTTGCGCCACGCGGCTACGGGATGTTCCGCCAGGCATTGCCTGCCTGGATGAAAGAAAAACTCTGGTTGCCGCGAATTTTACGAAATGAGTTGCCCGGCGCCGGTGAATATCTCTTTTCGAGCCATCACCTCTCGCATGCTGCCGCCGCCTTTTACCCGTCTCCATTCGCGCAGGCAGCGATCCTGACGGTGGATGGGGTCGGCGAGTGGTCGACCTGTTCCTACGGGGTGGGTGAGGGCGCCACGATCGACCTGCAGAAAGAACTGTATTTTCCGCACTCGCTCGGTCTGCTCTATTCGGCTTTCACCGCTTACCTCGGATTCAAGGTCAACGAGGGGGAGTACAAGGTGATGGGACTTGCTCCTTATGGGCAGCCGGTTTTTACCGAGCTGATTTATGAGCATCTGGTTGAACGCCATGGTGACGGCGCCTTTTCTCTGAATATGTCTTATTTCGAGTACTGCTCACGCCTGGCGATGACCGGCGACCGCTTTGCAGATTTGTTCGGTGGCCCGCCAAGAGAGGCTGAAGGCCCATTGGTACAGCGCCATCTCGACATCGCAGCTTCGGTTCAGAGGGTGACCGAGGAGCTGATGCTCGATCTGGTCGCCCAGGTCCAGCGTGATACCGGAGAGAAAAACCTCTGTCTCGCTGGTGGGGTCGCTCTGAACTGCGTTGCGAATGGTCGTATTCTGCGGGAAGGGCCCTTCGACAACATCTGGGTTCAACCCGCCGCCGGGGATGCCGGGGGTGCGCTCGGTGCGGCTTATGTGGCGCATTTGGCCATGGGGGGTGAGCTGCCGCAAAAGTCTGGCGGCGATCTGATGAACGGCGCCCTGCTCGGCCCCTCTTTTGCCAACGTGGATATCGAGCCGACTCTTCTCGGCGCCGGGGTACACTTCGTCAAGTTGAATCAGCAGGAGCTTATCGAGAAAACTGTTCAATCTTTGGCTACCGGAAAGATCGGTGGTTGGTTTCAGGGGCGTATGGAGTTTGGCCCGCGAGCCTTGGGGAATCGCAGTATTTTGGCCGATCCGCGGGTTGTCGATATGCAGCGGCAGCTGAATATGAAGATCAAGTTTCGTGAAGGCTTTCGGCCCTTTGCTCCGGCGGTGCTCGCAGAAAGAGCCTGTGAGTATTTTGAGCTTTCCGGAGTGAGCCCTTACATGCTGCTGGTGTGTAAGGTCGCCAAGGAGCAGTTGCTGGCGGTAGAGCAGGCAGGTGAGGGCCTGGAAAAATTGAACATCCCCCGGTCAACCATTCCGGCAGTAACCCACGTCGACAATACCGCCCGGGTGCAGACGGTTGCCGAAGAGACCAATCCACTTTTTTATCGACTTCTGGAACGTTTCAACGTCGTGACCGGGTGCCCGGTCCTGGTCAACACCAGCTTCAACGTCAAGGACGAACCGATTGTCTGTAGACCGCACGATGCGCTAGAATGTTTCCTGAAGACTGACCTCGATTTCCTGGCGATCGGGGATTACTGGGTAGAAAAGGCAGAGACATGA
- a CDS encoding SGNH/GDSL hydrolase family protein: MAAPDTGGHLFCSAVEYFLKRPLLNSDNDVMISSTLSKNLLAVCAGILLFLVLEGILALAGVPRLADEDRFVGFAGSTPLFIRTEPDATGANIKLNPAKGDYFNRQSFQMPKPEGTFRVISLGGSTTYGRPYTGETAFPRWLELLGNEYAGAGRFEVINAGGISYASYRVARLQQELIDYDPNLLVVYSGHNEFLEARTFDHLKHENLWLNRTRQLLHQSRLYSLLVSLLEGLSSKESSRTILPDEVSVELEGVVGPDFYHRDEDFRRGVLQQYRQSLQDMIDLAREKQVLLVLCTLPSNLSGVSPFKSEHRAGLTGSELEEFDRLFSQGSQALQQNEPARAMMAYRAALEFDDQFALLHYRLGQALLMSGLYDQAYASFVRAKQEDIIPLRALEEMNGIVRELAELNDVPLADVEATFRRVAPNGIPGADLFDDHVHPNIRGQQLVAWVVFDTLVKAQSFPLQIGAWQRMSSTARQLLLKYENAIPERYRALGLWGVGRLYFWAGKYPEAHVALKQAWAELKDIPEIPYKLGTLEVFRGNGAAALPYLNAARQMEPDDLNTSVMLANAYLLQKQAEKALDVLSGLPAGGDNSVGYLSVLGRARLQLGELKSGLDALKRAYDLNQNVPRSTREYAEGLAIAGQLPAAEKMFGRYLQLIQFPDPSKALQRWVKEKGWLTPREWLSRELGEK; encoded by the coding sequence AACCTTCTGGCTGTTTGTGCCGGCATTCTCCTCTTTTTGGTTCTGGAGGGAATCCTTGCCCTGGCCGGTGTTCCCAGGCTTGCCGATGAAGACCGCTTTGTCGGTTTTGCCGGCAGTACGCCCCTGTTTATCAGGACCGAACCGGATGCAACCGGAGCCAACATCAAGCTGAATCCGGCAAAGGGCGACTACTTTAATCGGCAAAGCTTTCAGATGCCGAAACCCGAGGGAACTTTCCGGGTGATTTCGCTGGGCGGTTCGACAACCTACGGTCGACCATACACGGGTGAGACCGCCTTCCCGCGCTGGCTTGAGCTGCTCGGTAACGAATATGCGGGAGCTGGCCGATTCGAAGTGATTAATGCCGGCGGCATCTCTTATGCCAGTTATCGGGTTGCCCGTCTGCAGCAGGAGTTGATCGATTATGACCCGAATCTCTTAGTGGTCTATTCCGGGCATAATGAATTTCTCGAAGCCCGGACTTTTGATCACCTGAAACACGAAAATCTCTGGCTCAACAGGACACGGCAGCTTTTGCACCAGTCGCGGCTGTATTCGCTTCTGGTAAGCCTGCTTGAGGGCTTGTCGTCAAAAGAGAGCAGCCGGACAATTCTGCCGGATGAAGTGAGCGTGGAGCTGGAAGGAGTGGTCGGCCCCGATTTTTATCACCGCGATGAGGATTTCCGGCGTGGCGTGCTGCAGCAGTACCGGCAATCTCTTCAGGACATGATCGATCTGGCCAGGGAAAAGCAGGTGCTGCTGGTCCTGTGTACGCTGCCGTCGAACCTTTCCGGAGTTTCTCCTTTCAAGTCGGAACATAGGGCGGGTTTGACAGGATCGGAGCTGGAAGAATTCGATCGGCTTTTTTCTCAGGGGAGCCAGGCGCTTCAGCAGAACGAGCCGGCGCGGGCGATGATGGCTTATCGCGCGGCGCTTGAGTTTGACGATCAGTTCGCCCTGCTGCATTATCGGCTCGGGCAGGCCTTGCTGATGAGCGGACTCTATGATCAGGCCTATGCGTCGTTTGTGCGCGCCAAACAGGAGGATATTATTCCCCTGCGGGCTCTTGAGGAGATGAACGGCATCGTGCGCGAACTGGCCGAACTGAACGATGTGCCGCTCGCTGACGTTGAAGCCACCTTCCGCCGGGTTGCGCCCAACGGAATACCCGGTGCAGACCTGTTTGACGATCACGTTCACCCGAATATTCGCGGTCAACAGCTGGTCGCCTGGGTGGTGTTCGATACCCTGGTGAAGGCTCAATCCTTTCCATTGCAGATCGGGGCGTGGCAGCGGATGAGCAGCACTGCCCGGCAGCTACTCCTGAAGTATGAAAACGCAATTCCAGAGCGCTATCGGGCATTGGGACTGTGGGGGGTTGGCCGCCTCTATTTCTGGGCCGGTAAATACCCGGAGGCCCACGTGGCGCTGAAACAGGCCTGGGCAGAGCTCAAGGATATCCCTGAAATTCCGTACAAGCTCGGCACGTTGGAAGTTTTTCGTGGCAACGGCGCCGCAGCCCTGCCTTACTTGAACGCGGCAAGGCAAATGGAACCCGATGACCTCAATACGTCGGTCATGCTCGCCAATGCCTATCTGCTGCAGAAACAGGCAGAAAAAGCTCTCGACGTGCTTTCCGGGCTGCCCGCCGGGGGCGATAACAGCGTCGGCTACCTCTCGGTGCTGGGGCGTGCCCGCCTGCAGCTTGGTGAGCTCAAATCAGGTCTGGATGCACTAAAACGTGCCTATGACCTGAATCAAAATGTCCCGCGTTCGACCAGGGAATATGCCGAGGGGCTTGCCATCGCCGGTCAACTGCCGGCCGCAGAGAAAATGTTTGGGCGGTATCTGCAATTGATACAGTTCCCTGACCCGAGCAAGGCATTGCAGCGATGGGTTAAGGAAAAAGGTTGGCTGACACCACGAGAATGGTTGTCCAGAGAGTTGGGGGAAAAGTGA